A DNA window from Pseudomonadota bacterium contains the following coding sequences:
- a CDS encoding MotA/TolQ/ExbB proton channel family protein, which produces MFEIFKSGGPVMYPLLICSFLVLFVVIERMIFWVGIELQRDRKLLDEVLELCRLGDWDGVRQKIKGSKDYVIRILVAGIVHRDYSMGKAMESAATDELKRMQRYMGILDTMITVAPLLGIFGTVIGIINSFDMLGTEGIENPRAVTAGVAQALITTATGLGIAIFSVFPFNYFNSRMEKAAHTIEKYSTSLEIVFEKLREKNERSLEEE; this is translated from the coding sequence ATGTTTGAGATTTTTAAAAGCGGCGGACCGGTGATGTACCCGTTGTTGATATGTTCATTTCTCGTGCTGTTCGTGGTAATCGAGCGGATGATTTTCTGGGTGGGCATCGAGCTGCAGCGGGACCGGAAGCTTCTTGATGAAGTGCTCGAACTCTGTCGTCTGGGAGACTGGGATGGTGTGCGTCAGAAGATTAAAGGCTCAAAGGATTATGTGATCAGGATTCTGGTTGCCGGCATTGTGCACCGGGATTATTCCATGGGCAAGGCAATGGAATCCGCTGCGACCGATGAACTCAAGCGCATGCAGCGATACATGGGAATTCTTGATACGATGATCACCGTGGCGCCGCTCCTTGGCATCTTCGGCACCGTAATCGGCATAATCAACTCATTTGACATGCTCGGCACTGAAGGCATTGAGAATCCAAGAGCGGTTACCGCAGGCGTCGCCCAGGCGCTGATCACCACGGCAACCGGCCTGGGGATTGCGATTTTTTCCGTGTTCCCGTTTAATTATTTTAATTCAAGAATGGAAAAGGCCGCCCACACCATAGAAAAATACTCCACCAGCCTGGAAATCGTTTTTGAAAAACTCCGGGAGAAAAATGAGCGGTCCCTGGAGGAAGAATGA
- a CDS encoding biopolymer transporter ExbD: MRLSIPVRRKARIEMLPLIDIVFLLLVVFIYTMLSMAVHRGLPVDLPSSTAAILERDLILSVTIQAPVAGEEARIFVDETPVLISELSRYLKIRADEMRILQPGIEPGVLFFADSSIDYQQIFTVLDRINQAGLSRISMQADDK, encoded by the coding sequence ATGAGACTTTCGATCCCGGTTCGCAGAAAAGCCCGAATAGAGATGCTGCCGCTCATCGATATTGTTTTTCTCCTCCTGGTGGTCTTTATCTACACCATGCTTTCAATGGCCGTGCATCGCGGTCTGCCGGTTGATCTTCCCAGTTCCACTGCGGCAATTCTTGAAAGAGACCTGATTCTTTCAGTAACCATCCAGGCGCCGGTTGCCGGCGAGGAGGCAAGGATTTTTGTTGATGAAACACCTGTACTGATCAGTGAACTCAGCAGATATTTGAAAATAAGAGCCGATGAAATGCGGATTTTACAGCCGGGAATTGAACCCGGCGTGTTGTTTTTTGCCGACAGCAGTATTGATTACCAACAGATTTTTACTGTGCTTGACCGGATTAATCAGGCCGGTTTGAGCCGGATTTCCATGCAGGCGGATGACAAGTAG